The Anolis sagrei isolate rAnoSag1 chromosome Y, rAnoSag1.mat, whole genome shotgun sequence genome contains a region encoding:
- the LOC137095637 gene encoding uncharacterized protein translates to MYPQLKAIDNERSTLVPQSTSLTTPTSSDTSPGESKKSPLIDLASASRWLQNITEEFLRDSPIAGRTRSHSNPNPKITFQLPLRSMVQYVQEIDNKGELTLTPKTTYQHVPFTTSDLLNWKSNNPPYTENPQPLINLCETIMASHQPDWSDCQQLLQALFTSEERRRILNQGTQLAQTYAAEKTSYNPIEWAAGAFPLTNPNWDPNISREMEYIVRYREFLMEALKKGPQKVINLKKIQEVMQGKDESPGAYLERLLEAYRKYSPYDPESKDGSALLNTSFVTQSAPDIRRKLQKQDGFAGMNLSQLIEIATKVFIHRDEAEKRERKKIREEDHKIFLNILDERDKLKESESGNRRKRGMWQKERRGGRGIPLGRHQCAICRQEGHWKNECPSAQGTVGIQRGMPSQRGYWRGRGRGGGHQGGYANLVPGARYGEKREEEFVGMVGLGEDWTE, encoded by the coding sequence ATGTACCCACAGTTAAAAGCCATTGATAATGAAAGGTCAACTTTGGTTCCTCAGTCAACTTCTTTAACCACGCCAACATCTTCTGATACCTCTCCTGGGGAATCTAAAAAGTCACCTTTAATAGATCTAGCATCTGCAAGCAGATGGCTTCAGAATATAACAGAAGAATTTTTGCGAGATAGTCCCATAGCTGGAAGAACTAGAAGCCATAGTAATCCAAACCCAAAGATTACTTTTCAATTGCCTTTAAGATCAATGGTCCAATATGTACAAGAGATAGATAACAAAGGAGAATTAACCCTAACTCCAAAAACTACTTACCAACATGTGCCTTTTACCACTTCAGATTTGTTAAATTGGAAGTCTAATAATCCTCCTTATACTGAAAACCCTCAACCACTTATAAATTTGTGTGAAACAATAATGGCTAGCCACCAGCCAGATTGGTCAGATTGCCAACAGCTATTACAGGCTCTCTTCACATCTGAAGAGCGAAGAAGAATCCTTAATCAAGGAACCCAACTAGCACAGACATATGCTGCTGAGAAGACAAGTTATAATCCCATTGAATGGGCTGCAGGGGCATTTCCTTTGACAAATCCAAACTGGGATCCTAATATAAGCCGAGAGATGGAATATATAGTCAGATACAGGGAATTTTTAATGGAAGCTTtgaagaagggaccccaaaaggtgaTCAACCTCAAGAAGATACAGGAAGTAATGCAAGGAAAAGATGAAAGTCCAGGTGCTTATTTAGAGAGATTATTGGAAGCTTACCGAAAGTATAGTCCCTATGATCCTGAATCAAAAGATGGATCTGCATTATTAAATACTTCATTTGTTACTCAATCAGCCCCAGACATTCGTAGAAAATTGCAGAAGCAAGATGGGTTTGCAGGGATGAATCTGTCCCAGTTAATTGAAATAGCTACCAAAGTATTCATCCATAGGGACgaagcagaaaaaagagaaagaaagaaaataagagaggaaGATCATAAGATTTTTTTGAACATTTTAGATGAAAGAGATAAATTGAAAGAATCTGaaagtggaaacagaaggaaaagaggaatgtggcagaaggaaagaagaggaggacgagggATACCCCTGGGAAGACACCAGTGTGCCATTTGTCGTCAAGAAGGTCATTGGAAGAATGAGTGCCCATCTGCTCAAGGAACGGTAGGAATACAAAGGGGAATGCCATCCCAGAGAGGATATTGGAGAGGAAGAGGCCGGGGAGGAGGCCACCAAGGGGGATATGCTAACCTGGTTCCTGGGGCTAGatatggagaaaaaagagaagaagaatttgTTGGGATGGTTGGATTAGGAGAGGACTGGACGGAATAG